The window TGCGTTCCTTTACGGTTCCGCCGAACCTGAAAGAGCTGGAGCAACAGGTAGAGGCCGTGCGCAAGGAGAAGGAGGCGGCGGTCCAGAGCCAGGAGTTTGAAAAGGCGGCCGCGTTGCGCGACAAGGAGCAACGGCTGCGGGAAGAGCTGGAAGAGACCAAAAGCAAGTGGAAGGAACAACAGGGGCAAACCGACTCTGAAGTCACCGGCGATGACATCGCGGAAATCGTTGCCAGCTGGACCGGCATCCCGGTCAAGAAGTTGGCCGAGGATGAGTCGGAGCGCCTGTTGAACATGGAGAAAATCCTGCATGAGCGGGTGATTGGCCAGGATGAGGCGGTCAAGGCGGTCGCCCGGGCCATCCGCCGTTCCCGCGCCGGACTGAAAGATCCGAAGCGGCCGATCGGTTCGTTCATCTTCCTCGGGCCGACAGGCGTCGGTAAAACGGAATTGGCCCGCGCGCTGGCGGAGGCGCTCTTTGGTGACGAGGATGCGATGATCCGCATCGACATGTCGGAGTACATGGAGAAACACTCGACGTCCCGCCTGGTAGGCGCCCCTCCCGGCTATGTGGGGTATGACGAAGGCGGGCAATTGACGGAAAAGGTGCGGCGCCGCCCGTATTCGGTCGTCCTGCTGGATGAAGTGGAAAAGGCCCATCCGGAAGTGTTCAATATCCTCCTGCAATTGCTGGAGGATGGCCGGTTGACCGACTCCAAGGGGCGGACGGTCGACTTCCGCAACACCGTGGTGATCATGACCTCCAACGTCGGCGCAGAGACGATTCGCAGCAACAAGAAACTTGGTTTCGCGACAGGGGCCAATCAGGAATACGAGAACATGCGCGATCGTGTGATGGAAGAGTTGCGCCGGACCTTCCGGCCGGAGTTTTTGAACCGGATCGATGAGGTGATCGTGTTTCACGCTCTGGATCAGGAGCATATCCGCCAGATCGCTTCCCTGATGGCAGAGGAATTGCGCAAACGGCTCAAGGAACAGGATATCGACTTCTATCTGACCGAGGAGGCCTTAAACTTCCTGGTCAAGGAAGGGTTTGACCCCAATTATGGCGCCCGCCCGCTGCGCCGTGCCATACAGAAAAACATTGAGGATAAGTTGTCCGAAGAGATCCTGAAGGGCACCGTTCAAAAAGGGGATACGGTCAAGATCGACGTGCAGGACGGGCAGCTGGTCGTGGAGAAAGCTGCGGCTTCTCCGCAACCTGCTTCGTGAATCTGAAGACTCCGCTTCATGAATCTGAAAACCACACTGTATCACTTCATGAATCTGAAAACCTCACTGTATCATTGGCTCCCGACGCTGGCCACGGCGCCGGGATCTTTTGTTTTGCCAGCCTGCATGATACATTAAAATTGAATAGAGAGGCTAGGAGCCTAAAAAGGGGCAATCGAATGTCAAAGAGCAAACGCCAGTATGTCTGCCATTCTTGTGGATATACTGCAGTAAAGTGGCTTGGAAAATGTCCGGGCTGCGGCCAGTGGAACACGCTGATTGAGGAAGTATCCAGCGCCTCGCCGCCACATGTTTTCCCCACGCAGACCTCATCCCGCCCTGTTCCCATGACGAAAGTAGCTCTCAAACAGGAAAGCAGGCTGGATACGGGGATGGAGGAATTGAACCGCGTGTTGGGAGGCGGGTTGGTTCCCGGTTCACTCGTCCTGCTGGGCGGGGATCCTGGAATCGGGAAATCGACGCTGCTTCTCCAGCTTTCGCAACAGGTGGCGCAGCGCGGCCACCTCGTTCTTTATGTCACGGGGGAGGAGTCTGTCCTGCAGACCCGCCTGCGCGCCCAGCGGCTCGGCGCCTTGTCTGATCGGATTTACGTGCTGGCGGAGACCAACATGCAGCAAATTCTCCGTGAGGCGGAGGAACTCCAGCCCGCGCTGCTCGTCATCGATTCCATCCAGACGGTCTATGATCCTGCCCTGACATCGGCGCCTGGGAGCGTCGCCCAGGTTCGCCAGTCGACCGGCCTGCTGATGCAGGTGGCCAAATCCAAGGGGATACCCACCCTCATCGTCGGTCACGTGACCAAGCAGGGAGATCTGGCGGGACCGCGCCTTCTGGAACACATGGTCGATACGGTGCTCTACTTTGAAGGAGAGCGTCATTACACGTATCGCATCTTGCGAGGAGTGAAGAACCGGTTCGGTTCGACACATGAGATCGGCGTGTTTGAAATGAAAGAACATGGCCTGGTCGAGGTGGGCAACCCGTCTGAGATGTTTTTGGCGGAACGGCCACAAGGCGTGGCCGGATCGGTGGTCGTCGCCAGCCTGGAGGGTACGCGGCCCGTTTTGGTTGAAGTGCAGGCGTTGGTGGCGCCGACCAGCTTTGTGACGCCTAAACGGATGGCCACGGGAGTGGATGCCAACCGGGTCGCGCTTTTGATTGCGGTGCTTGAAAAACGGGCCGGCCTGTTCATGCAACAATCGGACGCTTATGTCAATGTGGCCGGCGGCATCAAAATCAACGAACCGGCCATCGATTTGGGCATCGCCATCGCGCTGGCCTCCAGTTTTCGCGATCAGCCCGTTTCGCCTCATACGGTGGTGATCGGCGAGGTGGGGCTGACCGGCGAGGTGAGGGGCGTCACACGCCTTGAACAGCGATTATATGAGGCGCAAAAATTGGGCTTTCGTCGCGTGTTTGTGCCTGCTCATGGCAAACGTCAGCTGAATATTCCCGAAAATTTGGATGTGCAGGAAGTCAAGACGATCCATGATGCGATGGAAGCAGTCCTAGGGGGGTAGACGCTTGAAAGACGGGAAGCACCAAGAACGGTTAAGTGAAATCTTGCGCTTTGTGGCACCGGGAACCTCTTTCCGGGAGGGGCTGGAGAATGTGCTGAGGGCGAAAACAGGGGGACTGATTGTCGTCGGTTACAGCCCGGAAGTGATGGCGATTGTGGATGGAGGATTTTCCATCAATGCTGATTTTTCGCCTGCCTATTTGTATGAACTGGCCAAAATGGACGGGGCCATCATCCTCAGTGAGGACGGAAAGCGGATCCTCTATGCCAATACCCAGCTCAATCCGGACCCCTCCATTCCCACCCTGGAGACGGGCACCCGCCACAGGACGGCCGAGCGGGTGGCCAAGCAGACTGGCAAGTTGGTCATCTCCATCTCCCAACGCCGGCATATCATCACCCTTTACAAGGGGAACCTGCGCTACACCCTGAAAGATATCGGCGTGATCCTGGCCAAGGCCAATCAGGCGATCCAGACGCTGGAGAAGTACAAGTCCGTCCTCGATCAATCCCTGACCAATCTCAGCGCCCTGGAATTTGAGGAAATGGTCACGCTTTACGAAGTGGCGGTCGTCCTGCAGCGGATCCAAATGGTCTTGCGGATTAAGCAGGAGATCCTCAATTACATCAACGAACTGGGCTCCGAGGGCCGCTTGATCAGCATGCAACTGGACGAGTTGGTTCACAACATCGAGGAGGAGGCTTATCTTCTCATCCGCGATTACGTGGTGGATGAAAAGGAGCAGGACCCCAAAAACATCCTGGCCGAAATGAGCAAGCAGAGCGGTGATGAACTTTTCGATCTGAATACCATCATCAAAATGCTGGGCTATCCGTTTACCGGCAGCACGCTGGAGGAACCGGTCTACCCGCGCGGATACCGCATCCTGCACAAAATCCCCCGGCTTCCCTATGCCATCGTGACCAACCTGGTTGCTTATTTTCAGACGCTGTCGCAGGTCTTGACGGCGACGATTGAGGAGCTGGACGAGGTGGAAGGGGTGGGAGAGGTCAGAGCCAGGGCGATCAAAGAAGGCCTCAAGCGCATTCAGGAACAGGTGCTCATCGATCGTCACATCTAGCCGGGACAACCATTCGTCAAAAATCGGGAAAAATCGTGTTTTTTTGTTGACGTAGACAACCATTTGAGATAGAATATAATTTTATTTATTGACATTCAACTTTCTCCTATGGTAGCCTGACAGTAGCCACAACCCACGAACTGGCAGCACCCCCAGTGTCATTTCCTCCTGGCATGGTTTTAGATTGGAAAAAAAGTGAATAATGGAGATAGGAGGTGAAGTCATGTTCAAACGTTTGATCCAGGTCATTTTGGCATTGGTGGGTGGAACTGTAGGCTACTTTTTGGGACCGCCATTTTTCCTTTGGGCGAACACGCTGTTCAACTTCGGGATGATGCCAGCTCCTGAATATGTCGGTGCCGGTGTGGGTGCTTTACTCATGCTCTTATTCAATCATTGGTTAATCAGACATGTCCTGAGATGGCTGAAGCGAGGGGAAGAAAGCCTCGTCAAAATCCCGGCGGTGGACTTGATGTTTGGCGGTCTGGGTCTGATTGTCGGTTTGCTGGTGGCCTTTCTGATGGTGCTGTCGGTGTCCAGCATTCCGATTCTGGGACAGGTGTTGCCCATTCTCTTGACGGTGATTCTGGGGTATCTTGGTTTCCGTGTGGGTTACAAAAAGCGGGATGAAATTGTGGGTCTGTTCAGCTCGTCGAAAGCGATCAGAGAGGCAGCCAGAGAAACAAGGGAGAAAGGAAGGAAGGAGCAGACGCCACGATTTGAACATAAAATTCTGGATACGAGTGTGATTATTGACGGACGGATTGCCGACATTTGCCGGACAGGCTTTCTGGAAGGAACGTTGGTCATCCCCTCCTTTGTCCTTGAGGAGTTGCGCCATATCGCCGATTCTTCGGATATCCTCAAGCGAAACCGTGGTCGCCGGGGACTGGATATTCTCAATCAAATCCAGAAGGAACTGCATGTCCGTGTGCTCATCTATGAGAAAGACTTCGACGATATCCAGGAAGTGGACAGCAAGTTGATCAAACTGGCCAAGTTGTTGAACGGCAAAGTGGTGACCAATGATTTCAACCTGAACAAGGTGTGTGAGTTGCAAGGTGTGCCTGTGTTAAATATCAACGATCTGGCCAATGCTGTCAAGCCGGTCGTGCTGCCCGGCGAGGAGCTTACCGTGCAGGTGATCAAGGACGGCAAGGAACATGGCCAGGGCGTGGCCTACCTGGATGACGGCACCATGATTGTGGTGGAAGGCGGCAAGGATTATATTGGGAACCATATCGACGTGCTGGTGACCAGCGTCTTGCAAACCTCGGCCGGACGGATGATTTTTGCCAAGCCGAAGGTATTGGAACGGGTACTGTGATTCCTCCCTGACCTGTGGTATCATGCAATAGGGAAAGAGATGGAAGGGCTGTCAGCATGGCGGACGGGAGGAGATGGCATGGAGGCCAGTGCCCTGATTGTCGCTGCGGGCCAGGGCCGGCGGATGGGCGCAGGACGGAATAAATTGCTGCTCCCGCTGGCGGGAGAGCCGGTATTGTCTCATACGTTGCGCCTGTTTGAAGGGATACCCGGGGTTGGGGAAGTGGTGCTGGTGATTGCCGAGCAGGATGAACCAGCGCTGGAACCGATCCTGCGACAAAGGGGGATGAAGATCCCCCTTCGCCTTGTTTACGGCGGTTCGGAGCGGATGGAGAGCGTCTGGCGGGGCTTGCAGGCGGTCGCCTGCCCGTATGTTTTGGTGCACGATGGCGCCCGGCCGCTCACACCCCGTTGGCTGATTCTCGACGTCTTGGCCAAAGCGGTGGAAACGGAGGCAGCCATCCCGGCCATCCCGGTCAAGGAAACCATCAAACAGGTGAACGACAGGGGCGTGATCGTACATACTCCCGACCGGGGACAGCTGTGGGTGGCTCAGACTCCCCAGGGTTTTCGCACCGAGCGCCTGGTGCAGGCGTATGCGCAGGCCCTCCGAAGGAGGTCCTGTCTGTACACGGATGACGCATCGGTCGTGGAACAGACTGGCTACCCGGTGGCTGTGATTCGCGGCGATGAAGCGAACATCAAATTGACCGTCCCGCAGGATATGCAACTGGCAGAGTGGATTTTGGAACAACGGAGGGGAGCGGCCGATGAGGATCGGAATCGGCTTTGACGTGCATCAATGGGCCGCTGGGAGGAAGTGTATCATCGGCGGCGTCGAGATCCCCTATGCGAAAGGGCTGCTCGGCCATTCCGACGCCGACGTGCTGTACCACGCGGTGGCGGATGCCGTGCTTGGCGCGTTGGGAGAAGGGGATATCGGCCGGCATTTTCCCGACACCGATCCGCGGTTTGAAGGGGCGGACAGCGGCTTGCTGCTTGCGCATGTCTGGGCGCTGGCCCGGGAGCGGGGATACAGGTTAGGGAATATGGATGCCACCATTATTGCCCAGGCGCCGAAGATGGCGCCTTATCTGCCGCAGATGCGGGCCAATCTGGCCCGGTTGCTGGAGGCTAGCCAGTCTCAGATCAATATCAAGGCGACGACGACGGAGTCCCTGGGATTTGTCGGCAGGGGAGAAGGGATCGCCGCGCAGGCGGTGGTCCTGTTGGTAGACAAGGAGGATGCAAGATGAAAAAGGTTCGGGTGCGTTATGCCCCCAGTCCGACGGGACACCTCCATATTGGCGGGGCCAGGACGGCCCTGTTTAACTGGCTGTTTGCCCGAAACAGGGGTGGGGCTTTTATTATCCGTTTTGAGGACACGGATCAGGAGCGGAATGTGGCCAATGCCGAGCAAACCCAACTGGAAGGCTTGCGCTGGCTGGGGATTGACTGGGATGAGTCGGTGGATATCGGGGGACCGTATGGGCCGTACCGGTCCATGGAACGGCTTCATTTATACCGGCCTTACGTTCAACAACTGCTGGACGAGGGAAAGGCTTACCCTTGCTACTGTACGGAAGAGGAGTTGCAGGCGGTTCGCGAACAGCAACAGGCAGCCGGTGAGATGCCCCGGTACAATGGCCGCTGCCGTCATCTCAGCGATGCGGAGCGAAGACGGCTGGAAGCAGAAGGCCGCAAGCCCTCGATTCGTTTTCGCGTGCCGGAAGATGAGTGGATTCTGATCCGGGATGAAGTGCGGGGCGAAGTGCGCTTTCACACCAATGACATCGGCGATTTTGTGATCGTCAGGCCGGACGGCATTCCTGTGTACAATCTGGCTGTTGTGATCGATGATCACCTGATGGAGATTACGCACGTCATCCGCGGCGAGGAACATCTGTCCAACACGCCACGCCAGGTGCTGATCTATCAGGCGCTGGGCTGGGAAGTGCCGGCATTTGCGCACGTCTCGCTCATTTTTAATGAAAGACGGCAGAAGATGAGCAAACGGGATGAGACGATCATTCAGTTTATCGAGCAATACCGGGAGCTGGGGTACCTGCCGGAAGCCATCCTAAATTTTCTGGTCTTGCTGGGCTGGGCGCCGGAGGGGGAAGAGGAGATCTTCTCGAAAGAGGAACTCATTCGCCAATTCTCCCTTTCCCGCGTCTCCAAAAGTCCGGCTGTGTTCGACACGCAGAAACTGGCCTGGATGAACAACCAATACCTCAAGCGGGCCGACCTGGAGCGGGTGGTGTCATTGGCGGTGCCCCATCTCGAGAAGGCGGGAAGGCTGCCCAAGCAACGCACGCCGGAACAGGAGCAGTGGGTTCGCGCACTGGTCGGCCTTTACCAGGAGCAGATGCATTATGCGGCTGAAATTGTTTCGCTGAGCGGGATGTTTTTCGAGGAAACGGTCCAGTACACGCCGGAGGCGCTGGAGGTGCTGGAGGGAGAGCAGGTGCCGGCGGTTTTGTCTGCCTTTTTGCAGAAGGTGAAGGCGGCGAGCCGGCTGGAGGCCGAGACCGTCAAACAGTGGCTGAAAGAGGTCCAAAAGGAGACCGGCTTCAAAGGCAAGCAGTTGTTTATGCCGATCCGGGCGGCCGTCACGGGACTGACCCAAGGTCCGGACCTGCCGGTGACGATTCAGCTGCTCGGCAAGGAGCGGGTGGCCGCGCGCTTGCAGCAAATACTTGACAGCCAAACGGCCAATGCGGGAAAATAAGATGACGACAAACACATCATGTAAAGGCGAGGAAAGGGAGAGTACAGGTTGTTCGTCCGTCTTCAGAGAGGGCTGAACAGGTGGAAGCAGCCTGGCGGGACAATCTGGAAGTGCACCCTGGAGCTGTCGGCCTGAAACCAAAGTAGGGCCGAACGGAAAGCCGTTATCCGGGAATGAGGGAACCGGTGCCTGTCCGATCCCGGAGGGGCCGGTTAAGCAGAGTGGAACCGCGGGAAAAACGTCTCTGACAGCATGTCGAGACGTTTTTTGCTTCATGTGGACATGTGTCATCATCATACATCCGCGATCATGGTTCAGTTGTGAAAGGGGGAAGTGATCATGGCCTTTTGGAAAACCTTGCGCGAGGATATTGAGGCGGTTTTTGAACGGGATCCAGCGGCGCGTAACGTGTTTGAAGTGGTGCTTACCTATTCGGGCTTGCACGCCATCTGGTTTCACCGCCTGGCACACGCGCTGTGGAAACGCGGGTTTCGTACACTGGCCAGGATAATTTCCCAATTTTCCCGTTTTCTTACAGGGATTGAGATCCATCCCGGTGCGGTGATTGGACGGAAGTTGTTTATCGATCATGGCATGGGTGTGGTCATAGGTGAAACGTGCGAGATTGGGGACAATGTGACCCTTTATCAGGGCGTCACACTGGGAGGCACAGGCAAGGAGAAGGGCAAACGTCACCCGACGATTGGCAATCATGTGGTGATCGCCACGGGCGCCAAGGTGCTGGGTTCGTTCAAAATCGGGGATTACTCGAAGATTGGAGCCGGTTCGGTGGTCCTGCAGGAGGTGCCGCCCCATTCGACAGTGGTGGGGATTCCCGGCCGGGTGGTGAGACAAAACGGGGTGCGTGTCCAAAACGATTTGGATCACGTCAACCTGCCCGATCCGGTGACCGACACGCTCCGCAAGATGCAGTACGAGATCGAGCAACTGAAGAAGGAGCTGGCGGAGCTGAAAGAGGCAGCGGAACGGAAAGGAGATCCTTTACGAAATGTCAATTAGGATTTACAACACGCTGACGAGACAGAAAGAGGTTTTCCAGACGCTGGAACCTGGAAAAGTGAGAATGTATGTCTGTGGGCCGACGGTATGGAGCACGATCCATATCGGCAATGCACGGACCTTTCTTTTCTTTGATGTGGTGCGCCGTTATTTGTCGGCGAAGGGATATGACGTGACCTATGTGGAAAACTTCACCGATGTGGATGACAAGCTGATCCGCAAGGCGCAGGAGCTGGGCTGGACAGTGCAGCAGGTAGCGGATCATTATATCGAAGCGTTCAAGCAGGACACGAAGGCCCTGGGGATCCGGCCCGCCGATGTGCATCCCCGCGTCACCGAGCACATGGAGGAGATCATCCGGTTTATTGAGAAGCTGGTGGCGCGCGGTGTGGCCTACGAGGCGGATGGCGATGTGTACTACCGTGTGGGAGCGTTTCCGGATTACGGGAAACTTTCCCACCAGTCGATCGATGATCTGCTGGCCGGTGCCAGGGTGGAGATTGGGGAGAAGAAGGAAAACCCGCTCGACTTTGCCCTTTGGAAAAAGGCCCGGCCGGGTGAAGTGGCCTGGGATAGCCCTTGGGGTCCGGGGCGGCCGGGCTGGCATATCGAATGTTCGACCATGGCGATGCGCTATCTTGGGGAGACGCTGGATATCCATGCCGGCGGCAGCGACCTGCGCTTTCCTCACCATGAAAATGAGATCGCCCAGTCGGAGGCGCTGACGGGGAAGCCCTTCGCCCGTTACTGGATGCATACCGGCCATGTGACGGTAGAGCAGCAAAAGATGTCCAAGTCACTGGGGAATGTGCTGGACGTCCGCGATCTGCTGCAGCGGGTGCGGCCGGAGGTGGTCCGTTTTTGGATGCTTTCCACCTACTATCGCAATCCGGTGCAATACAGTGATGATTTGCTGGCGCAGGCGGAAGGCGGTTGGGAGCGGATCCAGACCACGCTGCGCAACCTGGATTTCAGGCTCTCGCAAGGAGCCGCGCCGGCGGCAGGCGGACAAAATGACGCAAGCCATCCCCACTTCGCCGTCATCCGGGAGCTGGAAGAGCGTTTCGACCGGGAGATGTCCGACGATTTTAACACGGCTGATGCGTTGGCGGTCGTCTTTGACGCGGTCAAGGAGTTGAACCGGTATTTGGAGCAACGGTCGGTGGAAACTCCTGTCCTGTTGGCCTGGAAGGAGTTGTTCAGCCGCTGGGATGAGATCCTGGGCATTTTCCCGTTGGAGTCGGCATCCGCCGGTGGCGACCGGGAGATTGAAGCCCTGATCGCGGAGCGGCAGGCGGCGCGGGCGAGAAAGGATTGGGCCACGAGTGACCGGATCCGGGCTGAATTGCTGGCGCGGGGCATTGTGGTGGAGGATACGCCGCAGGGGGTCCGCTGGTACAGGAAAAGCCAGGTGCAGGAAACGGTGAAGCATGATCAAGGAGGGACGAAAAACTGACAGAACATATTGGCGGCCGTAACCCCGTCCTTGAGGCATTGCGTTCCGGGCGGACGGTGGACACCATCTATTTTGCCGAGGGGATCCGGGAGACCGGAGTGCGGGAGATCCGCCGGCTGGCGCAGCAGCGTGGCGTCGTCCTGCAGACGGTTCCCCGCCGCAAGCTGGATGAGCTTTTTGGCACTCCCCACCACCAGGGGGTTGTGGCACGGGTGAGCCCTTACACCTATCTCGAGCTGGAAGATCTGTTGCAACAGTTGCAGGGCCGGGAGAACCCCCCTTTTCTCATCCTCCTGGACGGGATCGAAGATCCGCATAATTTGGGCTCCATTCTCCGGACCGGCGACGCGGTGGGGATTGACGGCGTGATCATCCCGAAACGCCGATCGGTCGGTCTCACACAGACAGTGGCCAAGGTCTCCACCGGTGCCGTGGAGTATGTGCCTGTCGTGCGCGTGAATAACGTGGCGCGCTGTATCGAAAGGCTGCAGCAGGACGGCATTTGGGTGATCGGAACCGACCCCGCGGCCGGGCAAGTGTACACGGAGGCCGCATACGATATGCCGATCGCGCTGATGATTGGCGGCGAGGGAAAAGGGCTTTCCCGCCTGGCGAGGGAAAAGGCGGATTTTCTCGTCCGCTTGCCGATGGTCGGGCACGTCAATTCGTTAAACGCCTCTGTTGCCGCTGCGGTCCTGATGTACGAAGTGTTTCGCCAGCGGCACCTGGCGAAGGGAGTCGGCGGTCAGAAGGGCTGAAAGAGAGGGAGAGACGAAAGAATCCAAACAGCGAAATGCAGAGAGATGAAGAGCGCGTATGGAAGAAATACTGATTGTGGATGGGTACAATTGCATACATGCTTGGCCGCATCTAAGCAGGCTGAAGGAGGAATCGCTGGAAGAAGCCAGGAGCCGGCTGGTTGAGGAACTGTCTGATTATCAGGCCTATCGTGCCAGGCGCGTCATTCTGGTCTTCGATGCGCACCAGAAAGAGGGGCCTGGAACGATGGAAGTGCTGGGCGAGGTGGAGATTGTCTATACCGATCAGGACGAGAGCGCCGATCGGCGGATTGAGCGGCTGGTCCGCTCACTGGTCCGGCCGGATCGCCACATTTATGTGGCCACGTCGGATTACACCGAGCAGCGCGTGACGTTTGCGCAGGGAGCGCTTCGCATCTCGGCGCGCGAATTGTACCACGATCTGCAAGCCACCAGGCAGCGGATGCGGCAGGAGCTGGCCAATCTGCAGAACAAACCCGCAACCATCGGACAGCGTTTGCCGAAAGAGATGGGGGAGCTGTTCGAGAAGTGGCGGCGGGGCAAATGAGGCAGCATTTGTGTGTTGAGTTTCTGCGCCTTTTGGAGTATAATCATCTTTACCAATCGGAACGGTTCGGAGGAGATTGGATTGACTCCCAGTGTACAGTGGGCCGAACAACCTGCAGCCATCGCGTATGAATCGATGACGGACGAAGAAGTGGTGGAACTGGCCCGTCAAGGCGATGACAGCGCGTTGGAGTACTTGATCAACAAGTACAAATATTTTGTCCGCTCCAAGGCCAAAGCCTACTTCCTCATTGGTGCGGACAAGGAAGATATCATCCAGGAGGGGATGATTGGCCTCTACAAGTCGATTCGCGATTATCGCGAGGACAAGCTCACCTCCTTCCGGGCGTTTGCCGAGTTGTGCATCACTCGCCAGATCATCACGGCGATCAAGACCGCCACCCGGCAGAAGCACATCCCCTTGAACTCTTACATTTCGTTGGACAAGCCCATGTACGAGGAAGAGTCGGA of the Bacillus thermozeamaize genome contains:
- a CDS encoding ATP-dependent Clp protease ATP-binding subunit ClpC → MMFGRFTERAQKVLALAQEEAVRLGHHNTGTEHILLGLIREEEGIAARALQGLGLSLDKIRTEVESLIGRGDGQAAAITYTPRAKKVIELSMDEARKLGHTYVGTEHILLGLIREGEGVAARVLNNLGVSLNKARQQVLQLLGSSETMAAHQAGGVGAVSTPTLDSLARDLTAIAREGNLDPVVGREKEIERVIQVLSRRTKNNPVLIGEPGVGKTAIAEGLAQRIVDNEIPEILRNKRVMTLDMGTVVAGTKYRGEFEDRLKKIMDEIRQAGNIILFIDELHTLIGAGGAEGAIDASNILKPALARGELQCIGATTLDEYRKYIEKDAALERRFQPILVEQPTPEEAIQILKGLRDRYEAHHRVKITDEAIEQAVKLSDRYIADRFLPDKAIDLIDEAASRVRLRSFTVPPNLKELEQQVEAVRKEKEAAVQSQEFEKAAALRDKEQRLREELEETKSKWKEQQGQTDSEVTGDDIAEIVASWTGIPVKKLAEDESERLLNMEKILHERVIGQDEAVKAVARAIRRSRAGLKDPKRPIGSFIFLGPTGVGKTELARALAEALFGDEDAMIRIDMSEYMEKHSTSRLVGAPPGYVGYDEGGQLTEKVRRRPYSVVLLDEVEKAHPEVFNILLQLLEDGRLTDSKGRTVDFRNTVVIMTSNVGAETIRSNKKLGFATGANQEYENMRDRVMEELRRTFRPEFLNRIDEVIVFHALDQEHIRQIASLMAEELRKRLKEQDIDFYLTEEALNFLVKEGFDPNYGARPLRRAIQKNIEDKLSEEILKGTVQKGDTVKIDVQDGQLVVEKAAASPQPAS
- a CDS encoding cysteine--tRNA ligase translates to MSIRIYNTLTRQKEVFQTLEPGKVRMYVCGPTVWSTIHIGNARTFLFFDVVRRYLSAKGYDVTYVENFTDVDDKLIRKAQELGWTVQQVADHYIEAFKQDTKALGIRPADVHPRVTEHMEEIIRFIEKLVARGVAYEADGDVYYRVGAFPDYGKLSHQSIDDLLAGARVEIGEKKENPLDFALWKKARPGEVAWDSPWGPGRPGWHIECSTMAMRYLGETLDIHAGGSDLRFPHHENEIAQSEALTGKPFARYWMHTGHVTVEQQKMSKSLGNVLDVRDLLQRVRPEVVRFWMLSTYYRNPVQYSDDLLAQAEGGWERIQTTLRNLDFRLSQGAAPAAGGQNDASHPHFAVIRELEERFDREMSDDFNTADALAVVFDAVKELNRYLEQRSVETPVLLAWKELFSRWDEILGIFPLESASAGGDREIEALIAERQAARARKDWATSDRIRAELLARGIVVEDTPQGVRWYRKSQVQETVKHDQGGTKN
- a CDS encoding serine O-acetyltransferase: MAFWKTLREDIEAVFERDPAARNVFEVVLTYSGLHAIWFHRLAHALWKRGFRTLARIISQFSRFLTGIEIHPGAVIGRKLFIDHGMGVVIGETCEIGDNVTLYQGVTLGGTGKEKGKRHPTIGNHVVIATGAKVLGSFKIGDYSKIGAGSVVLQEVPPHSTVVGIPGRVVRQNGVRVQNDLDHVNLPDPVTDTLRKMQYEIEQLKKELAELKEAAERKGDPLRNVN
- a CDS encoding DNA repair protein RadA; protein product: MSKSKRQYVCHSCGYTAVKWLGKCPGCGQWNTLIEEVSSASPPHVFPTQTSSRPVPMTKVALKQESRLDTGMEELNRVLGGGLVPGSLVLLGGDPGIGKSTLLLQLSQQVAQRGHLVLYVTGEESVLQTRLRAQRLGALSDRIYVLAETNMQQILREAEELQPALLVIDSIQTVYDPALTSAPGSVAQVRQSTGLLMQVAKSKGIPTLIVGHVTKQGDLAGPRLLEHMVDTVLYFEGERHYTYRILRGVKNRFGSTHEIGVFEMKEHGLVEVGNPSEMFLAERPQGVAGSVVVASLEGTRPVLVEVQALVAPTSFVTPKRMATGVDANRVALLIAVLEKRAGLFMQQSDAYVNVAGGIKINEPAIDLGIAIALASSFRDQPVSPHTVVIGEVGLTGEVRGVTRLEQRLYEAQKLGFRRVFVPAHGKRQLNIPENLDVQEVKTIHDAMEAVLGG
- a CDS encoding glutamate--tRNA ligase — translated: MKKVRVRYAPSPTGHLHIGGARTALFNWLFARNRGGAFIIRFEDTDQERNVANAEQTQLEGLRWLGIDWDESVDIGGPYGPYRSMERLHLYRPYVQQLLDEGKAYPCYCTEEELQAVREQQQAAGEMPRYNGRCRHLSDAERRRLEAEGRKPSIRFRVPEDEWILIRDEVRGEVRFHTNDIGDFVIVRPDGIPVYNLAVVIDDHLMEITHVIRGEEHLSNTPRQVLIYQALGWEVPAFAHVSLIFNERRQKMSKRDETIIQFIEQYRELGYLPEAILNFLVLLGWAPEGEEEIFSKEELIRQFSLSRVSKSPAVFDTQKLAWMNNQYLKRADLERVVSLAVPHLEKAGRLPKQRTPEQEQWVRALVGLYQEQMHYAAEIVSLSGMFFEETVQYTPEALEVLEGEQVPAVLSAFLQKVKAASRLEAETVKQWLKEVQKETGFKGKQLFMPIRAAVTGLTQGPDLPVTIQLLGKERVAARLQQILDSQTANAGK
- a CDS encoding 2-C-methyl-D-erythritol 4-phosphate cytidylyltransferase, with translation MEASALIVAAGQGRRMGAGRNKLLLPLAGEPVLSHTLRLFEGIPGVGEVVLVIAEQDEPALEPILRQRGMKIPLRLVYGGSERMESVWRGLQAVACPYVLVHDGARPLTPRWLILDVLAKAVETEAAIPAIPVKETIKQVNDRGVIVHTPDRGQLWVAQTPQGFRTERLVQAYAQALRRRSCLYTDDASVVEQTGYPVAVIRGDEANIKLTVPQDMQLAEWILEQRRGAADEDRNRL
- a CDS encoding DNA integrity scanning protein DisA; this encodes MKDGKHQERLSEILRFVAPGTSFREGLENVLRAKTGGLIVVGYSPEVMAIVDGGFSINADFSPAYLYELAKMDGAIILSEDGKRILYANTQLNPDPSIPTLETGTRHRTAERVAKQTGKLVISISQRRHIITLYKGNLRYTLKDIGVILAKANQAIQTLEKYKSVLDQSLTNLSALEFEEMVTLYEVAVVLQRIQMVLRIKQEILNYINELGSEGRLISMQLDELVHNIEEEAYLLIRDYVVDEKEQDPKNILAEMSKQSGDELFDLNTIIKMLGYPFTGSTLEEPVYPRGYRILHKIPRLPYAIVTNLVAYFQTLSQVLTATIEELDEVEGVGEVRARAIKEGLKRIQEQVLIDRHI
- a CDS encoding 2-C-methyl-D-erythritol 2,4-cyclodiphosphate synthase, encoding MRIGIGFDVHQWAAGRKCIIGGVEIPYAKGLLGHSDADVLYHAVADAVLGALGEGDIGRHFPDTDPRFEGADSGLLLAHVWALARERGYRLGNMDATIIAQAPKMAPYLPQMRANLARLLEASQSQINIKATTTESLGFVGRGEGIAAQAVVLLVDKEDAR